The stretch of DNA TGGTAATACGGTAGTACACATCAGGGGCAAATAACTAAACAGCTGAGTTTgcgaagtttctttttttctttttctctttttttttcccccctctctctctctctctttctaaTTTATCCGTGAGTGGGGGTGATTATTGGCTTTCTTATATCAGCGATGGCTCATTGCGTGTTGAttagtatttaaaaaaaaaaaaaaagcaaaaacaagaagaaaaaaaagctcgAGATCACCAACGGTAAACaagcaataaaacaaaacagaaaaaataaaagtaaaaaaaaaatatatatatgatattCAAACTCGGAAAGCGGAGGTCATGGACCACCCAAGCAACcgcaacaaaagtaaaataatggaaaaagaagaaaaaaagaaagaaaagatagaAGGCGAAGCCAACAGGGGAAGTGACAGAATGAAACGTCtgacgaaacaaaaaagatgaactgaggaaataaaatggaGACacagaaggggaaatatataaaaagtgaaagtgagaaaaaaagaaagaaaagaagcccTTCACGATGGCGGTGGAATGGATTGCAGTGAGTGGAAcctaaataaatataaatatatatatatgtttgtttgtgggtGTTTGTGGGTGTTTGGAAATAGCCAAACGATATCGAGCAGATGCTGAAAGGAAGTTGTCATGCAAATAAAGTGAAGGCAAATAACAAAGGAGAGGGAgcgagggagggagaaaaagagaaaaaaaaaagaaaaaagaaaaaaagaaaatagaaagagaCATTCAAAGACGTAAagcagaaaacacaaaacagaaaacaacaacaacaacaataccaTTAATAAGTGGGAGAAATGCGTAAGTAATGAAATGCGCCGTGGTCCTGCGTGCGAGGTCGTGGTTTCAGTGGTTGACCattttgtttatgtttttacccccttccctttttctttttttttttaaaaaatatctgTCGTGGATGGGTTTCAGTTCGGCTAGTGCGTTTATATTTagatatttatgttttttatgTATGCTTCATACatgtaaacatatatatatatattattttttttttttgaaagaaaatatatgtgcGTGCGCGGTGCCGActgataagaaaaaaaaaagaaaaagaaaatttattAACATTACGAGCGTAAATTTCGACATTTTTGCGCCGTATTTGAGTGCTTTAAAGTTATCCATAGATTTCCATGCTTccggcgtgtgtgtgtgagagagagtgtgtgtgttttgtgttttgtgttttgtgtgcgttATTTGGAGTATGCGGCCGCTACGCAGGAAGGTAGCTGgaacttctttttgttttttatttttaaaaagttaaaaGTTAAAAAGAATCGGGGAGTGTTTAACCAAaagcaaagggaaggagaggagaggagaggggagggggcaaaaaaaaagttcgttacggcagaagaaagagagggaggaaagaggaggaaactaAACATGAATGTCaggttttgcttcttttcattttttaaatttaaatTTCGCTGCCACAGTTGCGTGCCGTTTCGctcattattttcctctcgtTTTCCCATATATATTGATATATACATTtcttattatcactattgttatcattttaGTGGTTTAAACcccttcttttattcttattgttattattactttcctttcccccattctttttctctacTGTTTGTCCTTGAGGGATTATATTAGTAACCCTCATACTTCgcctttttcacttttatatgttatatataaatatatatatatatatatatgtgtgtgtgtgtgtgtgtgtaaggttacataaattttaaataatatattatCAAATTTATTGTCCaaaatttgtttcttttctccctttagtTTTCTTCCTACAAAATTTTGAGTTGCCCCTCCGAGTGGTCAGCACCGATACGTGgccgccttttttttttttgaatataaataaataaataaataaatatatatatatatcttatctttttattgtttggtcttatttgtatatgcttccattccattccattccCTTCACTCACCTGTCCTTTACCATCTAATTCAATCCaatccgtttctttttttttatataaaaTTATCATATCATCCTGCaggcgtatatatatatatatatatatttataattaTTGCTATTGTGATCGATGTTATAAACGGCGAAAggtgagggggaaaaaacaacaacaacaacaacaacaaaagaaaaaaaagaaaaagaaagtgaaaaattcCCATTATTGCCCAGGGTTGCAAGGTTCATgtgagggagaggaaaattaaTGTGTGTGcgcttgtatatatatatatatatttatttatttatttattcatttatataatgcatttatatgttttttcccGTTATATtcaaatatatgtgtgaaCGTGTTGTGTCTgcggaaacaaacaaataaacaaaaaaaaagggtgagggaaggaaaaaaaaatgtctgtGAAAcactccccctttttcttctaatGTGTGCATTTGCATTGTCCGCTTAGATGCGTTGCCTGCAACTAGCACCTTGGCAGcatttcattcattcattcgttttgttattattatcatcattattactattatttaaCTTAGCGGTTTTGgatttactttacttttcttttttccttcccttttgtgtatgtttattTTACCTTTCTTTCATCGCACTGACTTGTGCCAAAGCCTTTTTACCGTGTCCggttgttattatcatcatcatcatctttattattattattattattattattattattattattattattattattgcgcTTCCCGAGTTCTTTCGTGTGTACTTTTCCCACTTTAAGTAGTGACGTATCGCCTTCATTTTGCTGCAATattcccctttttccttttcttttcatttgtgtGTTGCGTcgtctaatttttttttaatgttttttttttcgccgcTGTGCCCACCACAacaatttgttttgttttatattatttgtttgcCAGTGAGATAAGACTTAGTGCTGAAGGGAAGTAAAACATTAACGAAACAGAACAAAAGCTAAAGCAAACTAAAGTGTAGCTATTTAAATTAAAGCCAGAAtaaagtgaaaacaaaaacaaaaaaaagaaaaggcatcTCTCACGAAGCCAGTAGGGCATAGGGAATAACAGAagtattaaaaaaattaaaaaataagatCAAAAGAACCATTCAAAAAGGTGTGGTAGAGAAGCGCAGTGAGGTTATATAAATATCACATAAgttaagcaaaaaagaaaagaaaaaaggaaaaaaaaaagaagaccaTAAAGagagggagcaaaaaaataataataataataataacaggggaagacaaaaaggaacttttttttttttaaaaagaaaagaattatcaataaaggaaaacattCAGATACAAGAGGGGTTTCGGTTTCACGGGTTGGGTGTAgctaacgaaaaaaaaaacgaaagacaCGAAAAGGCAaagcagaaaaggaagattttttttttttcgttccaGGGAGGGGGGCGAGAATATAGGAAGTTTACgccactatttttttttctccttctttgaaGCTACACCGAGATTGATTATCAAGTGTGAGGCTTCAAAATTACGCTAGTTGAACGTTATTTTTGAGATGCCACCCAAAAATAGGAATCGGGCCGCGACTGCTGACAGCGCCGCTATCGCCTCTTCTGGCGCCAAACTAATTAACAACCCCAAAAGTAACAGTAGCGgtgtaaagggaaaaaataacaacaaaagtgcCCCCGTTGCAGCGAAGGCAAGAAGGCAAAGCGAAGCGGACGATTTTGAGCGAGTACTGGCAGATCTGAACCGAGCCACAGCCGCCGTGGGAAAGGAGCGGGAAAAGCAGGTAAAGCGCGAGAAACCACGTAAGGAGCGACATGAGGATGTCCGCGCCTTGGCGCAGAAACCGGAAGGAATAGATGAGGAATTCAGCATGATGTTAcgcaagaaacaacaacagaagcagTTTCAGCAACTAATCCAGCAGCTGCTGGCAGCGCGGAGTCCATTTCTCGACGCGCCAGAGAAGGAGGTGCGTTGTGAAGTGGCGACGGAGAACCCGAATTTTGATGTGGCTGTGGGTGAAATGCAAGGCTGGCGGGTGAGTATGGAAGATAAGCATGCCATTGATGTTACTTTTCCCTCTGGAGCAAAGGACAGCAAGGAGGGGTTCTTTTGTGTCTTTGATGGTCACTCGGGTGACGGGTGTGCCAAGAAATGCAGTGAACTCATCCCAAAAGTTTCACGTGCCCACATGGTGGAGCATACGGACGGTTTTATGGAGATTGACTTTGAGGCAGCGTACATGGAAGTGGACACACTTTTAGAAAAGGAGCTGACGGATCAGTCTGGTTGCACAGCAGTGACGGTACACATCACACCAACACGCATTACATGCGCCTCCGTGGGTGACTCCCGTGCTGTACTGTGCCGTAATGGAATAGCCGTTGCGCTCAGCGAAGATCACAAACCGGACAGGGAAGCGGAGCGAGCCCGTATTGAAGAGGCTGGCGGCCACGTTGCGGAAAACCGCGTGAATGGTCAGCTGGCTATGAGTCGGGCAATGGGTGATTTCACATACAAGACACAGAAGGAACGTGGCCCACGGCAGCAGTTGGTAATTGCCGTGCCTGATGTGGTAATGGTCAATCGTGAGGCCGATGATGGGTTTGTGGTACTTGCCTGCGATGGCATCTTTGATGTAATGAGCAACGATGAGCTCATCAAGGCAGTGCTTATCAGGAAGGCTGAGAATAAACCAAATAGTGTCATCTGCGAAGAAATTTGCCACGAGTGCCTGGCGCCACCTGCGGAGGAGG from Trypanosoma brucei brucei TREU927 chromosome 5, complete sequence encodes:
- a CDS encoding protein phosphatase 2C, putative (similar to Protein phosphatase 2C homolog 2 (EC 3.1.3.16) (PP2C-2). (Swiss-Prot:Q09172) [Schizosaccharomyces pombe]) translates to MPPKNRNRAATADSAAIASSGAKLINNPKSNSSGVKGKNNNKSAPVAAKARRQSEADDFERVLADLNRATAAVGKEREKQVKREKPRKERHEDVRALAQKPEGIDEEFSMMLRKKQQQKQFQQLIQQLLAARSPFLDAPEKEVRCEVATENPNFDVAVGEMQGWRVSMEDKHAIDVTFPSGAKDSKEGFFCVFDGHSGDGCAKKCSELIPKVSRAHMVEHTDGFMEIDFEAAYMEVDTLLEKELTDQSGCTAVTVHITPTRITCASVGDSRAVLCRNGIAVALSEDHKPDREAERARIEEAGGHVAENRVNGQLAMSRAMGDFTYKTQKERGPRQQLVIAVPDVVMVNREADDGFVVLACDGIFDVMSNDELIKAVLIRKAENKPNSVICEEICHECLAPPAEEGKYAPRPEGTDNMTIMIVDLK